A portion of the Scylla paramamosain isolate STU-SP2022 chromosome 2, ASM3559412v1, whole genome shotgun sequence genome contains these proteins:
- the LOC135110297 gene encoding organic cation transporter-like protein translates to MVSQLDALLTHLGTGRWTVLHLITIPYFSVFLAPHSLGGAFLAPRLDYYCRVPNKYFNSTNLSFLDSEANTSHSITLREECQFRTDTQEGEVIEDCDQFDFDNSTFSSTFTSEYNLACGRAYLQTSFQSMYMLGYFVGAPISGYLSDKYGRKPLVMAGYIAYILLGVGSAWLPHLFTILAARFLIGCLHFINSYTTYVLLMEVIEPKLRTPVGFMECNLWGVGMMLYGGLGYCIREWRLLQTVMTLPGLLILPAVWMIDESPRWLLVNGRHEEALQVFNKVARWHGIKLPPGAEMRKLVEEQVPESQNTHQYSSVWLFLKSVTKDAFVLLRTPRLRRITVCIYLNFVVQGMVYFGLSLSGANISDDPFLYMVLSGLMEIPAYTLIVPVVQGFGRKFSLCSLYVICTSVLLILAVIPIAEHSTAVLVLAMAGKMAIAAGFQTVVFYASELFPTEIRSRGIGTSTMVSRIGSMMAPFINDMVGAAYPWAPFVIFGLSSLLAATVTLLLPETRGHTLPDTVAELEAVVRQTARREIRHEGLR, encoded by the exons ATGGTGAGCCAGCTGGACGCCCTTCTCACCCATCTGGGGACCGGCAGGTGGACTGTGCTGCACCTCATTACCATACCTTAct TTTCTGTTTTCTTGGCTCCACACTCCCTCGGCGGGGCTTTCTTGGCGCCGCGTCTCGACTACTATTGTCGGGTGCCGAACAAGTACTTCAACTCCACCAACCTCTCCTTCTTGGACTCAGAAGCCAACACCTCACATTCGATCACCTTGAG AGAGGAATGCCAGTTCaggacagacacacaggagGGTGAGGTGATAGAAGACTGTGATCAGTTTGATTTCGATAACTCCACCTTCAGCTCTACCTTCACATCTGAG TACAATCTGGCGTGCGGGCGGGCCTACTTGCAGACGTCTTTCCAAAGTATGTATATGCTGGGTTACTTCGTGGGAGCGCCAATCAGCGGATACCTGTCAGACaa gtaCGGCAGGAAGCCCCTGGTGATGGCGGGCTACATCGCGTACATTCTGCTGGGCGTGGGGTCTGCCTGGCTGCCCCACCTCTTTACCATCCTCGCGGCCCGGTTCCTCATAGGCTGCCTGCACTTCATCAACTCCTACACCACCTACGTTCTCC tgATGGAGGTGATAGAGCCCAAGCTGAGGACACCAGTTGGCTTCATGGAATGCAACCTCTGGGGCGTGGGCATGATGCTGTACGGCGGCCTTGGCTACTGTATCAGGGAGTGGAGGCTGCTGCAGACAGTGATGACATTGCCTGGACTGCTCATCTTGCCTGCTGTGTG GATGATTGACGAGTCTCCGCGATGGCTGTTAGTGAATGGCCGACACGAGGAGGCCCTACAGGTGTTCAACAAGGTGGCTCGCTGGCACGGCATTAAACTCCCACCTGGCGCAGAGATGAGGAAGCTGGTCGAGGAgcag GTTCCAGAGAGCCAGAACACCCATCAGTACTCATCCGTGTGGCTCTTTCTCAAATCCGTTACAAAAGATGCTTTTGTGTTGCTAAG GACGCCGCGGCTGCGACGCATCACCGTGTGCATCTACCTAAATTTCGTGGTGCAGGGCATGGTGTACTTCGGCCTGTCGCTCAGCGGAGCGAACATCAGCGACGATCCCTTCCTGTATATGGTGCTGTCCGGCCTCATGGAGATACCCGCCTACACCCTCATCGTCCCCGTTGTGCAGGGCTTCGGCAGAAAgttctctctctgctctttatACGTCATCTGTACCAGCGTTCTCCTCATCCTGGCTGTTATTCCTATTGCAG AGCATAGCACCGCCGTGTTGGTCCTGGCCATGGCGGGGAAGATGGCCATCGCAGCGGGCTTCCAAACAGTTGTGTTCTACGCTAGCGAACTTTTTCCAACCGAGATAAGGAGTCGAGGCATCGGTACCTCCACGATGGTCAGCCGCATTGGGAGTATGATGGCCCCTTTCATTAATGACATGGTG GGCGCCGCCTACCCTTGGGCACCTTTCGTGATCTTCGGACTGAGCTCCCTGCTGGCCGCGACGGTAACTCTTCTACTGCCGGAAACTCGTGGCCACACCCTGCCTGACACTGTGGCTGAACTGGAGGCCGTGGTCAGGCAGACGGCCAGaag GGAGATCAGACACGAGGGCCTCCGTTGA